In Mucilaginibacter sp. KACC 22063, the genomic stretch CGTCGGGTAATTGTTCGCCCGGTAAGTGGTGATCGCAAATAATGAAATCAATGCCCAGTTCATTTGCATAAGCCACTTTATCAACCGACTTAATGCCGCAATCTAAAGCCACAATAAGCGAAAACCCGTTAGTTGCTGCATAATCTATCCCCTGTGTTGATATCCCGTAACCTTCGGTGTAACGGTTAGGGATGTAGTATTCTATGTTACGGATATAGCTTTTGAAGAAACTATAAACGACAGATACAGCCGTGGTGCCGTCTACATCGTAATCGCCGTAGATCATTACCTTTTCATTGGAAATAATTGCCTGCTCAATACGTGCTATGGCTTTTTCCATACCTGCCATCAAAAAAGGGTCATGCAGATGGCGTATATCCGGCCTGAAAAAGTAGCGCGCTTCATCAAAGGTGGTGATGCCTCTATGTAATAATAAAGCGCTTAAAACAGGATCGATATTTAATTCGGCAGCGAGTTTTTTTACACTATCGTTATCCGGCATTTCCCTTACTGCCCACCGTTTTTGCATATCTTTGTCCGTTTAAACCGTAAATATAATACGGGCTTAATAACTAACAAAGGTAAGTACAAAAAAGTATAAGCATCACTATGGAAATTTTTGCACTGGGCGAAGGGTCTTATTCTGTTGATTCGAGTAAAAAATTTATTCCGTTTGACCCTGCAAAGGATGATTTCCGCTCACGCCCGGGCTCACTATTTATCCATGTTAACCCATTTCTGGTAAAAGCCGGAAACGAGTTGATGCTATTAGACACCGGCTTGGGCTTTAAAGCAGAGGATGGCGAATTAGTGTTACACCACAATATCCGTAAAGCAGGCTTTGAACCCGAAGACGTGACTATGGTGCTGATGTCGCACTTACATTATGACCATTCGGGCGGATTAGTGGTTGAACGCAACGGCCGTTTTGAACCGAGCTTTCCGGAAGCACAGCATTACATTCAGCGCGGTGAATGGGAATATGCTTATTCAGGCAAATCATCCTCATACCATACCGATATCTTTGATGTTTTACAGCGCTCGGCAGACCTGCATTTTATTGAAGGAAGCGGCGAGATTATTCCAGGCCTGCGTTTCGAACTTTCGGGCGGGCACTGCCCTTTTCACCAGGTTTTCTGGATTGACATGGACGGCAAAAAATGCTTTTTCGGAGGCGACGAATTGCCGGAGCCAGAACAACTGATCAGGAAATTTATTGCTAAATATGATTTCGACGGGCGTAAAGCAATGGAGCTGCGCGAAATATATGGCCATAAAGCTGCAGCCGAAGGCTGGACATGCTTATTTTATCATGCAAAGCGCAACCCTATAGGAAATGTAAAATGGGAAAATGATGCTTTTAGTATCGTACCGGCTTAAGCCAGTTTCTCCTGCTCAAACAATTCACGGATTTTATCAATGTTCAAAGGCTTAGAGATAAAATCTTTTACCAATGGGTACGATTTAGCCTTGTTTATATCATTACTGAATACCGAAGAAGAAATAATGAATATCTTGGTTTTGCCGGTAGGATCAATGTTTTGGCGGTCATATTCATCTAAAAATTCCCAGCCATTCATTAACGGCATGTTAATATCCAGAAGTATATAGTCGGGTAAATGCTCCGGCCCTGCTTCCTTCATTTTCAACAACTCGTCAATAGCAAATTTACCGTTCAGACAGGCTTTTATATCACTGCTAATTAATGCTTTCTTTATCAGCTTAATAGAGATGAAATTGTTGATTTCATCATCATCAACCAGTAAAATACTAACTGTCCGGGGATTGATACTCATACTATTTGTTATACGCAGTCGCAAATAAAAGGTTTTATTCTCAAATGTGATAAATAAAAAAGCCGGAACAAATAGTATTCCGGCTTTTTTGTATAAATAATTGCGTTGTAATGTTTTTATTTCTCTGCAACCAACGAAATGTCAAGTAAAAAGTCGTCGTCAATGGCTTTGTCACCAATGCTTTCAAAGAAACTTTTTGAACCATATTTAACATTATATTTTGCACGGTTAACAGCTACGCCTTTAGCAACCGCTGTAAGTGTATTGCCGCTAA encodes the following:
- a CDS encoding MBL fold metallo-hydrolase, with product MEIFALGEGSYSVDSSKKFIPFDPAKDDFRSRPGSLFIHVNPFLVKAGNELMLLDTGLGFKAEDGELVLHHNIRKAGFEPEDVTMVLMSHLHYDHSGGLVVERNGRFEPSFPEAQHYIQRGEWEYAYSGKSSSYHTDIFDVLQRSADLHFIEGSGEIIPGLRFELSGGHCPFHQVFWIDMDGKKCFFGGDELPEPEQLIRKFIAKYDFDGRKAMELREIYGHKAAAEGWTCLFYHAKRNPIGNVKWENDAFSIVPA
- a CDS encoding response regulator, with amino-acid sequence MSINPRTVSILLVDDDEINNFISIKLIKKALISSDIKACLNGKFAIDELLKMKEAGPEHLPDYILLDINMPLMNGWEFLDEYDRQNIDPTGKTKIFIISSSVFSNDINKAKSYPLVKDFISKPLNIDKIRELFEQEKLA